The stretch of DNA AAAATCCTACCTTGCACATGCCATAATCTGTTAATTTGATATGACCCTCTGCATCTAAGAGAACATTGTCCAGTTTTAAATCTCTGTAGATGATGCCTCTTTCATGTAGGAAGTTTAGAGCAATACAAATTTCAGCAGCATAAAAcctgaaattaaaaaggagaaagttcATATTAGCATTAAGATAGTAGAAAAGCTGGTGCAATTTAAAGATCTGTTCTTAAAACATCATTTTACAGCCAACTTTTATGTATCAATAGCATAAGCTACATTTACTGACAAGGACACTGACCTCTTACAAGACCATTCCCTatataaaaatgagattttttttttcattctactcattaaaaaaaattattctttattccacagatttttttttctgaaaattccacATAGCAAGCCTAAATATGAAGCAATAAGGAGGAGTAAATTGGAATAACTGCTACTACTGATGAACTGCTTGCcctctaaaaatatttatgttcttcaaaaaaaataaaatttacattttttcccaggCAGGACATCCTAAACTTAAGAATCCAAGTGCacaaagctgcagagcagaagcaaaCAGTGCCCTGAGGCAGGAAATACCTTGCATGTTCCTCAGGGAGTTTCCTCTGCCGTTGCATGTGGAACATGAGGTCCCCCCCATTCACATACTCTATGACAAGGAACAATCTGAAATTACAGAACACAGTCAATGCATTCCAAGGAAACTCTCCAGAAAAGCTGGTTTTATTCTTCCCATCTGAGCCATTTGCACTTCCACTCTTGATTCAGACTTCTAGATTTCTTATAGATACTCTTTCCTTAAAATCTAGAAGAATTTTCTTACAAAACTAtttaagaggggaaaaagagcaCTTATTTGATGGATATTATGTAGGAACAGCCCCTTTATTTAAATGCTGCCACCTTTATCTGTATATATagattaattataattaataattatattaatatagaATTATATGAATTAAACAAGTGTGACACTGTACACAACACCGGCACCAGATGGAAGCTCTGGGCTCATTTGTTCCTCTGGAAAATCAATGTTTGAAGCAGGCTGCTCCAAAGCAGGGAAAGGGCAGCAGGGGACAGAGATCCAGGTGGAATTGGGCAGATAGAAGGATTCTGTTCCAGCCTGCAGGAAAGCTTCCATCCTTGGGAAAATATGATCCAGGCAATGCTGCCAAGGTCAGAGAGAGCTCAGgatggaacagagctgctggggcaggttGGGCTGGCCCAGAATTTCCTTGTACATCTCATTTTCCATGAGCTGAAAGCTCCTTTCCACACATCCACACACTGGAAAACATTCCTTTTGGAGAACACATGCTCCAGTCTCTCAGATCACTCTAGCTGGTGATTTGATTGTTCTTTAGAAAAGGATTCTTCATTTGAAACACTTAAAAAGTGTTAAAACTTAAACCAGGAAAATCTATTGGACAAAATCCAGCTGGCAGGACTCTGAGTGGCCTCCCCACAAGAAGATAAATGctaaactgaaattaaataagcagcaaacaaaatatATAACAATGCCTTGAGTATTTTATTACAGCACTCCTGGTGTTTTTTGCTTCCAGCTTTCCTATCCTATTTAGAAGTCCCCAATGTTTTATCACCATTCAGAACTTGAAATTGCAAGTTCCTTGCCAAGTCATTTTCAAGAGTCTCAGAAGTGGCAGGCCTTGCTGGATTAGAAGGATTTATTGAAACACCACCAGGTTTGCAGGATGGAGGTTTCAGGCTGTTGGAAGACACTTATCTGGCAATTCTGGGCAAGTCCAGGgcatatattttattacaatAATGAAAGAAGCATCATCAGTATCTGAAACAATGCACAGCTACACACAGCATCAATTAGCCTCACATTTAGCTACACATTTGTGTTAAAAACTTATTTAAACCTATATTCAAGAGAAAGACcattttttgcagctttccccCCATCAGTACCCTTGTCACAACCTGTTCTATTACAACTCATTTTCTTTGGGCCACTTAACACAATCTGATGTTGATGAATTTATTCACTTGGAATcagttttgtgcttttcctgcttgATGTAAATGAGGTCATAATTAGGATTTTATAACATTACAGCTATAATCAAATTGTGAATTCGTGACATTATGGTTATATCCATGGCAAATGGCTGAAGTTACCAACAAAAAATTAGAGTTTCACTGCAAgaagcagctgggctggaaaagcaggactCATAAAGATACAGCAGGAATTCAGAAAGCTTTGATTATGTtcagcttggggtttttttccaatttctgctcctcagctctgtCAGTGTAGCTGCCAAAGAGGAATACACAGGATCCTGCTGCTGACTCAGCCTTTTTCTGGGTTTCAGCACCTACGAGAAATCTCCTTCTCAATCCCTCACCCTGCCTGACCACTTGAATTTTTATATCAGGTGCACAATTCTACTTTGTGTTTGGTGAGAAAGTGTTTGGGAATGTTGGTTTAACTTAAGAGCCTTTCCCAACAGTTTCTCAGTTGTctaaatgttaatttattttttctgatgagTTTGTTTTGCTCAAATCCTCACTCAGTGACCTCTGGAGATcgttctttatttctttctccctgCTTCCAAACACTCCTTGTACCTTCAGAACACTGATCAGCTCCTTTACCTCCCtcatctctgctttccctgctaGGAAGATTTCCTCTGCTCCAACCATTAGGGAGGTGAAATTTTGGGGACTGAAGAAAAGGTACAGTGCATGGCTTTGTATTTTAATACTTGACAATACACGTTGCAAAAAACAGGTGATTATTCTTAAGGATAAATGGATAATCCATAAAAACTTTAACACTTTGCACTCTAAACTGCAAGCAAGTTGGATAAATGACAATTTTCTGATTATGGCATGAGGCATTATAAAAGTGTAACAGCAAACAGGTgcctgtgaaaacaaaaaatatcccaaaccacATCCCAATTCCCCAGGAACATACTCAGGCACGGACATGAAAGTTCTTGTTTCCTTCATATTCCAATTGCAAAATAAGCAGCAAATAATCCAGTTTGGATTGTGCACACAGGGATAAAGAATTAGTATTTCTAAGAGTTCAATAAGCACTTTCTCAAAATCACACACTGCTTTGAAATGTGCTAAAGGCTTCTAAGCCTCCTAGGTACCAATACCACTGTGCAGGTACAgtttatattattattaaaaggTTTTTACTGGGCTCTTTAGGAACAGTGAAGGGCTGAGAACTGACCTGGcctgcccagcaggagctgctgtaaAGTGTTGGGAAGCTCTGTGCTCCCCATttcacagggctgtgctcaggaaggcaggacagctcctcctcttcctcattccCCTCTCCCTTCAGCTCTGACCCACAGCACCACACTCCtctccacagccctgagctACCCCCTAGGCCTGACTTTGTTGCAGCACTGAATCCCTGACAGTGCTGatatttccttccaaaaatcccTGGCTGTGTGATGGCAGTGCTTACATTTGCTTTAGGGGAAGCAGTTTAGGACAATgattctcaagaaaaaaaaaagaagaaaaaaaaagaatttcagatCTTTCTTACCGACTTGTTGTTTGAAAGCATGAATGTAAACCAACTAGGAATGGGTTACTGGATGCCTGTTCAAACACATGTTTCTCTGTCTGTACCCAATCAATATCCTGAAATAGAGTAATTGAACAATCAGAACTCCTGCTGGATAACCACTGTGGGTATTCCCAGCAAAACACCTGTGAACATCTCAGTGCTGCCTTACACACACAGGCATTGTTACATTGTTCTTCAGAAAGGCAACGACCCCTCAAAATCTGGAGGAAATTATAAAACATTGTCATTCAGTTATAAATTCAGAAGTTATTTAACCATTTAAGGAAGGCCTGCACAAAATCTAAGCCATTGTTAAAAACACACATCTGCAATATTTGATAAACTGCTCACACTGCTGCATGGAAATAAATTCAGTTCTGAGATAAATGATCCCAAAGCTGCTGAAGCAACTCACGCCAGTAACACAAACAATGTGAATCTCCAGCTTTTAAAAGGTTCAAGTGAACTGAGCTTCATCTCCTCAtctgaaattcaaatttaattCAATGAAACTACCAAAACCTGCTTAGTTGGTCCAGCCAAAATCATTAAAAGCTTTACAGATACCTTTAATCCTTCAACAGGAAGAAGTCCTGAATACCCAGTGCAAAACCACATCATAAAAACAGTTTGCATGATACTGGCACAGTGCTGCAAAACTCAGAGCTGTGATAACAAAGCATTTAAGCTTTATTTCATAAAACCACACACAATTTAAACATCACAGACAGCTGGGTTTAGCAGCAGATATTCACCCTTCATGCAATGCACTGATCACGTGCACCCTGCAAACACTCAGGACCCTGCCAATACACCAGAATTGTAATTGTTCTAAAAATTCTCCATTTACCACAGATACTCCCAGCTTCCCAACCAATCTGGAGacagattaaaaagaaataaataaaatgaatacaGATAAATACAAAACTGAAATCAGACCTTCCTGTCAGGGATGGATGCTGACACTGAAGTCTCAGAGGAAACCAAGATCTGTCATCATCCAATTAAATAAACCTGTCAGGTTTTGTGTGTGGACCCTTGTGAAGACACATCACCTTGGAGGGGTAAACCTGAGTCCAGACCAAAATCTAGAgccaaaaatccaattttgaATAAAGCACTAAATACCCACTTCTTCTTGGTTTAACTAAATGAGCCTCTCTTAAAGAGTCTTTAAATTAACTCTTCATTAGTGCACTTGGCATTAGGATTATACCAGTGCTCCACTTAACAAAACTAAGCTTAGCAAAACTGAACAGAAGCTCAGGTATTTGATTTCCCTCCATCTCACTTCTCTCCACTAGCAGCCATACCCTGCAAAGCACCAGCTAATTTAAACATGCTGATACTTGCTGTgcaattgattttctttctttgtgcaACACTTCTAAGGTGAAATTTCCATTACTTGCAATATCTCATGCACTCACAGAATTCAGTGAATTTCCTAtcaattcccagaatttcatTATACAGCCTAtcttggagaaaagaaaaaccaattaACTCTATCTTCTATGTAATTATGAGAGCCACAATTCCAGAAAGTCTTTCTTCATCTACCTCTGCTTCTCAAACAGCTGCACAACTCATTAAACAGGACTTGGCTTTGGCTCCCTCCTTCTTGGAAAAACACatgttaaaaaggaaaacagtaaatAAACACAACAGCCTCATCTTGGTTCATAAAAAGGAAACATCAAATAAATGAGAGAGCCAAAGGATTTTAGGAGAAATAAGCCCAGCCTCTGGAATAATGACAGAGATGACAGAGCAACTGATTGAAACTACCAACACAAAGAGCACTTAAAATAGTGGTTTGATGTTTTTTTGCACAAACACCCTACTTTCAAAAAAGTGTATTAcaggaaaaagatgaaaaaaaaccccaaaacctttccctttttaattttcaattttccccccaaatccatgCATTTGAGAACTTGTATTAAAAAATCTAAAGGATTTTGAAAACaatggagaaaagcagcagatttcTGTGGCAGATAAAAACACAGGGATCTCAAATGACAGTAGGATAATTTTTTAACTAAcggaagaaatatttcagaatactGAGTCACCTGCACATAGGCTCTGCCAGAATGAGTGTAAGAACAAAGTTTCCTTTACTGACACACAGACAATGCTTTTGCCTTGGAAaacacatttgctttctttcaaaCTTAAATGCACAAAATCCACCCCATTTATCTCATCACTTACAGATTAGCACATCCAGGTTGGAATGTTTAATACATTATTTCTACCAAGACTATTAGTAATTGTTAGTTGTTATTAAAATAAGGGACATTTCTGTCAGATTTCATCCTGGTGCTTCATGCAGAGTTGATGATAAACAAGCTCAAAAGTCAGAAAAACTTCTCTGCCAGAGAAGTCTGAAACATGAGCTTCTTGCTCAGTTGAATGGTTTTTGTTAAAGCATAGTAAGTTTTTATAGTATGTAAAAGAATGCAATTAACACAGACTTTTACCTCATCATCATGGACCAGCTCTTTTTTCACTACTTTCATAGCATAGATCTGATCATTCTTTTTTAACCGAACCAGAAGAACTTTGGCATAACTTCCACGGCCAATAACTCGGATTAAATCAAAGTCCTGGAGTCCAAGCCCCTGAGAAATCTTAATTCCATCCATTCCATCAATGACTGGTTTGAGATCCtgtataaaaagaaacagatgctAGAAACTGAAGACATTTCCATAGCAAGTAACCATTAAAGCACAAAGATCTTTAAGCACTGGACAGAATTTGCTGACTTTGCTTGGCACTggcacccagggctggatgTTGATTGGAACACATTTGTTTAGAAATATTGGGTTTGCTCTTACTAAAAGTTACTGGTTTTTCCAAGGCAGTTGTTCATCCAACTAATCATTTTCATATTCCCTGCTAGAAAGCACAAGGCAGTGCCTTGAGAAATGAGGTTTATCCAAATTCCTGAACCTCAGGCCATGTAACATTGTATCCTTTGTACAAAGTGAGGAGCATTGTTCATATTCTGACAGATACAGCACAAATTAATAAAGgctatctaaaaataaaatgaataaggAAACACTAATTTGCTAATGAATATACCTGTCTTGGTTTCAGTTTAGGCAACAGCTGTCTGTGTTCAGCTCACtgtaattttaatgaaaattaagatTTCTAACAGGTTACTGGGAACACACAGAAACAGATCTCAATTTCTCAATTCTCAGAATTTGCAGGAAATATTCCACTATGAcgaatgttatttttaaattcattatcttaaaaagagaaattttatcATCTTGGCTATTTGCTGGAATGAGATGTGAAAACATGGGACTGAAGATGGAGCAGCTGAACTAGATGAATGCAGCAGGTACTTGGACTTTCAGGTTTTACCAATCTACCCAAGGCTTTGACACACTTCTGTGGCCTATTTTTATCTGACCTCACACTACTGTACTTGCAGACAGATCAGCATTCTGCAGAACTGTGGAAAGTGTTTATATAAAGAACTCTTGATCTAGGATTGACTGCTATTAGAAGAGATTGCTCTAAGCTTAAAGATTCTAGACAAAGCTCCCAGAACACCAACTCCTTTCTGCAGGATACCTTAAATCATTTCAGAACAGCTCAAAGGCAAGGTGGGACAATCAGAGCAGTGCAATTCAGGACAGCTGAGCAAACAGCACCTCCCAAATTTCAACACAAACCTGAGCATTGACCAAAGCCTAAGTGAGCAATTAAAATTCTCTGATGTGCTTTTAATTTCTACCCTTCCATTTCTGAATTTGAGATAAAAATCCGCAGCTATATGACTGAAAATAAGGCAGTCAGTCATCCAGGAGCAGGAGATACTCAAGTGTGAAAGGAATGGGAGTGACAAGCATTGTAGTGGAGGCAAAGGAAAAAGGTGCAGCCTTGCTCAGAGGGGAATATCAGAACAACCACCAGTGTTGTGCAGAGTGCatcctatttattttaaataggcCAGAAGCATTcttaaaagaaatgtctttaaGCCCTTTAGAATTGAAGCATATTCAGATTTTTCAGACTGCTCTAAAGGAATAACATTGTTGATGGGCAGAGATTGAGTCAGTTCCTCTACAAAAGACCTGAAAGAAGATTTTAGGTGTATGTTATTCTACTTGTGTTTCCACAGGAGCTGTGTAGAGATGTTTAGGTATTATTTATATGAACCCTCTCAGAGAGCTGGGTAGTTAATGGGTCACCAGACTGAACGAAGTTCCACAGCAATAGCCTGAGGGTGACAAAGGGTGAGCATCCATTATGGACAGCAGACAAGGCAATGGCAAAGCCACCATTTGTTGTAAGGACCATAAAAGTCAAACCCTCTGCTAAAATCACTGTTATTCCAAcaaatggaaatgagaaaacaaaaatgctaaAAGGTATCTTGGATCACGAGTGGAATGACAACAGCTTAACAcagaagaaatctgaaaaaatccaataaaaatgctcaaaaattATCAATGTTGAGAAACAGACTCTTGAAAAGGGCACCAGAACAAATAATCAGCTATTTTATAAAAAGCTGAATGATttggttggatttgatgatctcaaaggtcttttccaacctagctCATTCTATGATTTGGAGTACATAAATACAAATTGCGAGAATATTTTAAGAACATACCTCAGAGTCATCTTTAATGTTGTCATGTTTCCGGTTTGAAGGAATGTAGGgaactggaaaagaaatcaaagttaTAAAAGTTATAAAAGCCTTCACTGAAGtagttttaaaaatcaataaacaGAAAGATATTTAGTAGCTTATGGCCAGATTTTAACATTAAACTATTCTAACATTAAAGCTATGGCCAGCTTTAAACATTACTGGACCATACTGACCATATTTTGACCAGGTTGCTTTAAACATTACTGGACTATATTGACCAGCTGATCATATTTTGCCACTTTTGTaaacaggaagaggaagaaatgaggGCAAGAGGGGTTCTAAAGTAAGAAAGCACTCACTTCCATCAGTGTCCTCTGAAGGGAGATCAGCCTCATCGTTTTTGTCATCTAAGCGAGGTTCCTGGGAAGGCATGACCGAATCCTGCcaaacacaggcacacaaacaaaccccccTGGGCATGCAGCCCTGGAGTGCCCTGCCTGAAACTCCAGGAGATCCTCCCCCTCTCCCACCATGAAAACTGGATTTTGGAGACTACATGTCCAAATATTAACATTTTGTAATGCACGGTAATGCCAGCCTACCAAAACCTCAATGCTACATTAGCTATTCCCTGTAGCTACAACAGGTGCTTGGCTGTCTTCTAAAAATGAGAGTGGGGTATTTCACAGCAAAGTTCAAAATTTTATTCTACTTAAAGACCTCTGAGTGTTTCACATGGAACTACAACCAAGTAAACACTTCAGCATGATGTTACACCATTTAGAGCACTGGCATATTCCTTTCCTGCTTAATAAAAACATGAACTGTTGCTCATTATGCATAAATTAGTGAAGACCACAATAACAGATATTTTATATTGCATTTGGACCTTGGGCTCATCCCCAAGACAAGCAGGACTATTCCAGGAAGTACAGCAGCATGAGGAAAGTAATTGGCAAAGAATTGGTAATGTGAAGGCAAGTCACATACAAtaccagcaaagaaaagtattgGTTTAAGTTTTAAGCCACAAATATGATACAATCACCAGTGAAATACTGGGGATGAATACAGGAAAGGGCTAAAATTGAAATACACAGATGTTTCAATGTTTTGATATTTAAAGCCCAGGAAAGACACCAGCACTGAGGGCAGTGGGGAGGAAGAGAACAGTACTGGAGAAACTGAGGTGGCAGGAACAGGAAAGCAATAAGCCTTTCTGAAAAGAGAAGTGCAGAAATTATATATAGAAATGTATTAATACATCCAGGTTGGAATGTTTAATACATTATTTCAACCAAGACTATTAGTTCTATAGTAGAACTATATCATATATAGAAATGAAGAACTAAGGcactatatatattatacttatatatatacatatatatatatacacttatatatatatacacttttatatatatatacttatatatatatttttatataacttCTGAGGTTGTCAGTGTCTAATGGAGAAGTCAAATTCAAGCTTGAGCACACTGAAGTCACATCACAAGCTTTCTTTCTCACTTTGTCTGCTCACAATCCAAAGGCTTGTCCTCCACAGAAACTGAAACCCAAATACTCCCAGGTGTTACAAACCCAGAGCCAGGCCCATATTTAATTACTCAGGACACATCTACCAAGGGCAGCACAGGCCAGAGAGGCACCCCTGAGCCCTGGCCAGAGCACACACTCACCATATGCCTTTTGCAGG from Camarhynchus parvulus chromosome 21, STF_HiC, whole genome shotgun sequence encodes:
- the PRKCZ gene encoding protein kinase C zeta type isoform X2; its protein translation is MDSVMPSQEPRLDDKNDEADLPSEDTDGIPYIPSNRKHDNIKDDSEDLKPVIDGMDGIKISQGLGLQDFDLIRVIGRGSYAKVLLVRLKKNDQIYAMKVVKKELVHDDEDIDWVQTEKHVFEQASSNPFLVGLHSCFQTTSRLFLVIEYVNGGDLMFHMQRQRKLPEEHARFYAAEICIALNFLHERGIIYRDLKLDNVLLDAEGHIKLTDYGMCKEGLGPGDTTSTFCGTPNYIAPEILRGEEYGFSVDWWALGVLMFEMMAGRSPFDIITDNPDMNTEDYLFQVILEKPIRIPRFLSVKASHVLKGFLNKDPKERLGCQPQTGFADIKSHTFFRSIDWDLLEKKQMTPPFQPQITDDYGLDNFDTQFTSEPVQLTPDDEDIIKRIDQSEFEGFEYINPLLLSTEETV